A stretch of Arachis hypogaea cultivar Tifrunner chromosome 15, arahy.Tifrunner.gnm2.J5K5, whole genome shotgun sequence DNA encodes these proteins:
- the LOC112751066 gene encoding uncharacterized protein isoform X2 produces MAVVREQDMKWRRERNKLRQQQVPSMTQTTSCKSTISSLILSSFSNETATNKNKSTFRGLGCTAASASSQQVSVPAVIRSSADWKNTRKKNKCRRRNTEKSSITCHHKHASSSSSSFQDVWCGPGIGFASDHASASVDCVVARKNASSRRNLDAVERATHREERPPPYFGRRTMNTGFSFMDDDQGIFVARPGSESFSAGRYYRHVPHPSSSDGLAEIMILQGRLLMGGRLNSHDQFRDWRLDVDNMSYEQLLELGERIGHVNTGLKEDEMGHNIRKIKHVISNNYSKHQIDKKCSICQEEYEADDEIGRLTCEHKYHFQCIKQWLVHKNFCPVCKQEVVVRH; encoded by the exons ATGGCTGTTGTAAGAGAACAAGATatgaaatggagaagagagagaaacaAGTTGAGGCAGCAGCAAGTCCCTTCCATGACCCAAACCACAAGCTGCAAATCCACCATATCCTCTCTCATCCTCTCCTCTTTCTCCAATGAAACCGCCACAAACAAGAACAAGAGTACATTCAGGGGACTTGGTTGCACTGCTGCTTCTGCATCATCACAACAAGTCTCAGTTCCTGCTGTGATTCGATCCTCTGCTGATTGGAAGAACACTAGGAAGAAGAACAAGTGCAGAAGGAGGAACACTGAAAAAAGCAGCATAACATGTCACCATAagcatgcttcttcttcttcttcttcttttcaggaTGTATGGTGTGGCCCTGGAATTGGATTCGCATCAGATCATGCTTCTGCTTCTGTGGATTGTGTGGTGGCAAGGAAGAATGCTTCTTCAAGAAGGAACCTTGATGCTGTTGAGAGAGCAACACATAGGGAAGAG CGTCCTCCGCCTTATTTCGGAAGACGCACCATGAACACAGGCTTCTCTTTCATGGATGATGATCAAGGCATTTTCGTGGCACGCCCCGGATCGGAGTCTTTTTCTGCCGGTAGATACTATCGCCACGTTCCGCATCCCTCCTCCTCTGATGGTCTTGCTGAG ATAATGATACTTCAAGGAAGACTATTAATGGGTGGAAGATTAAATTCACATGACCAATTTAGAGACTGGAGACTTGATGTTGATAACATGTCATATGAG CAATTGCTTGAGCTGGGTGAGAGAATTGGCCATGTTAACACTGGACTTAAAGAAGATGAGATGGGACACAACATAAGGAAGATTAAGCatgtaatttcaaataattatTCAAAGCATCAAATAGACAAAAAGTGCAGCATTTGTCAG GAGGAGTATGAAGCTGATGATGAAATTGGGAGGCTAACTTGTGAACACAAGTATCACTTTCAGTGTATAAAACAATGGCTTGTCCATAAGAACTTCTGTCCAGTTTGTAAGCAAGAAGTTGTAGTTCGACACTGA
- the LOC112751066 gene encoding uncharacterized protein isoform X1, with product MAVVREQDMKWRRERNKLRQQQVPSMTQTTSCKSTISSLILSSFSNETATNKNKSTFRGLGCTAASASSQQVSVPAVIRSSADWKNTRKKNKCRRRNTEKSSITCHHKHASSSSSSFQDVWCGPGIGFASDHASASVDCVVARKNASSRRNLDAVERATHREERPPPYFGRRTMNTGFSFMDDDQGIFVARPGSESFSAGRYYRHVPHPSSSDGLAEIMILQGRLLMGGRLNSHDQFRDWRLDVDNMSYEQLLELGERIGHVNTGLKEDEMGHNIRKIKHVISNNYSKHQIDKKCSICQKEINGNMWQKWDGNGDRKHFTKQKWGGGGGIDAPWRPIAFPRHRKTHALRGGV from the exons ATGGCTGTTGTAAGAGAACAAGATatgaaatggagaagagagagaaacaAGTTGAGGCAGCAGCAAGTCCCTTCCATGACCCAAACCACAAGCTGCAAATCCACCATATCCTCTCTCATCCTCTCCTCTTTCTCCAATGAAACCGCCACAAACAAGAACAAGAGTACATTCAGGGGACTTGGTTGCACTGCTGCTTCTGCATCATCACAACAAGTCTCAGTTCCTGCTGTGATTCGATCCTCTGCTGATTGGAAGAACACTAGGAAGAAGAACAAGTGCAGAAGGAGGAACACTGAAAAAAGCAGCATAACATGTCACCATAagcatgcttcttcttcttcttcttcttttcaggaTGTATGGTGTGGCCCTGGAATTGGATTCGCATCAGATCATGCTTCTGCTTCTGTGGATTGTGTGGTGGCAAGGAAGAATGCTTCTTCAAGAAGGAACCTTGATGCTGTTGAGAGAGCAACACATAGGGAAGAG CGTCCTCCGCCTTATTTCGGAAGACGCACCATGAACACAGGCTTCTCTTTCATGGATGATGATCAAGGCATTTTCGTGGCACGCCCCGGATCGGAGTCTTTTTCTGCCGGTAGATACTATCGCCACGTTCCGCATCCCTCCTCCTCTGATGGTCTTGCTGAG ATAATGATACTTCAAGGAAGACTATTAATGGGTGGAAGATTAAATTCACATGACCAATTTAGAGACTGGAGACTTGATGTTGATAACATGTCATATGAG CAATTGCTTGAGCTGGGTGAGAGAATTGGCCATGTTAACACTGGACTTAAAGAAGATGAGATGGGACACAACATAAGGAAGATTAAGCatgtaatttcaaataattatTCAAAGCATCAAATAGACAAAAAGTGCAGCATTTGTCAG AAAGAAATAAACGGAAACATGTGGCAAAAATGGGACGGAAACGGGGACAGAAAACATTTTACTAAACAGAAATGGGGTGGGGGCGGGGGCATAGATGCCCCATGGAGACCCATTGCTTTTCCTAGGCACAGAAAGACCCATGCATTAAGAG GAGGAGTATGA
- the LOC114925377 gene encoding uncharacterized protein, producing the protein MWRCVKANHWQSWEKKMKSLRGLNEEAFRHLNGIPPRFWSRSRFTFLSKCDSLVNNMSESFNVVLIEAREKPIVTMLEDIRVYMMTRWAANREWVLNYPGNIMPMIRKKLEKRKSLARDWRPYWSAASKYEVMCGLDKYVVDLAAGECSCRKWQMSGIPCPHAISCITFKGLDLESYVDDYYKKEAYLRCYREVIHPVNGPELWERTQYNDVIPSPYRRPSHRPVKKRKRGPTDEDNRSQTHLSRRGQVQRCSNCSGVGHKKSGCTKSKKRVCDMLF; encoded by the coding sequence ATGTGGAGGTGTGTTAAAGCAAATCATTGGCAGAGCTGGGAGAAGAAGATGAAATCTTTGCGAGGTCTGAATGAGGAAGCATTTCGACATCTGAATGGCATTCCACCAAGGTTCTGGTCAAGGTCCAGGTTTACTTTCCTATCTAAATGTGACAGTCTTGTTAATAATATGAGTGAGAGTTTCAATGTTGTCTTAATAGAAGCAAGAGAGAAACCTATTGTGACCATGTTAGAGGATATTAGGGTGTATATGATGACTAGATGGGCTGCAAATAGGGAATGGGTTCTTAATTATCCAGGAAACATTATGCCAATGATTAGAAAGAAATTAGAGAAACGGAAAAGCTTAGCTAGGGACTGGAGGCCATACTGGTCAGCTGCTAGTAAGTACGAGGTTATGTGTGGTCTAGATAAATATGTTGTGGATCTGGCTGCTGGTGAATGTTCTTGCAGAAAATGGCAAATGAGTGGGATTCCTTGTCCTCATGCCATCAGCTGCATCACCTTCAAGGGCCTTGATTTGGAGTCATATGTGGATGACTACTACAAGAAGGAGGCCTACCTGAGGTGCTACCGGGAGGTCATACACCCTGTAAACGGCCCGGAGCTATGGGAGAGGACTCAATATAATGATGTCATCCCATCTCCATACAGGAGGCCAAGCCACAGACCGGTGAAGAAGAGGAAGCGAGGGCCTACAGATGAAGACAACAGAAGCCAGACTCATCTGTCACGGAGGGGACAAGTCCAAAGATGCTCCAATTGTAGTGGAGTGGGACACAAGAAAAGCGGCTGCACCAAGTCTAAGAAGAGGGTTTGTGACATGCTGTTCTAG